The proteins below are encoded in one region of Bombus terrestris chromosome 7, iyBomTerr1.2, whole genome shotgun sequence:
- the LOC100644560 gene encoding transcription initiation factor TFIID subunit 4 isoform X2 produces MASAKFLEEALSTDVDESAVNAIVGSLETQLVTSTPAVSGHQVSSASVSQQNHQVNSGISNGGTITAVQPQKHGVSNGGGATTVNSLMNQEVTKPITTSTLLPVNVVTSNTVAPQVTTQQQQQHTQSAVPPAAYINQATTNQVTSNQTTNIPSLTKTHEPVKIIYPTVGQVIATTGVANANNKLSFPAQTVGQLANGTLGITSPAVLQTASNVSNVGSVSETGSQTVASVNKPTGTALVIKTSVAPSGMVSVPMSVPVSVAGNAVSTALQGKAGVTSTIVPSNVQILNVNAMRPGTPVTGQQAGKQVAPRVVIGQHMLGTRPGGPGITLQTLHGLQPGTQGHILLKTETGQFQLLRVGPAPTAGTPGGTAVTPNSIAGNAVVAAPSPGTTYRLASVPAVSRLNTQFTGPPLATLRKSIQTVAATITTATTTPSTVTAAASSTPTPPVTTVQTVQTSTPRPTTDNTKEKCRKFLANLLELSSREPKAVERNVRTLIQELIDVKVEPEEFCDRLERLLNASPQPCLIGFLKKSLPLLRQSLVTKELVIEGIKPPPANVVFPVTSTTSVVTQNQLRPTVAVTAATIPVTAVTPTTQVRVMTPLPAATTTVPRPAQPVQQRLIRPVTTAVRSPAPYTVKSTAAITGIRPTVPTVQKPPITTVVKTVPTITQGKTVNTATTVNKAIVPSFVPKPVTKEKEKKTFSSAGYTGDDDINDVAAMGGVNLAEESQRILGSTEFVGTQIRSCKDEVFLHMTPLQQRIKQIVSNYGLEEPNQEVAALISHAAQERLKNLVEKLAVIAEHRADLIKVDPRYEVTQDVRAQLKFLEDLDKVERRRHEEQEREILLRAAKSRAKTEDPEQAKLKAKAKEMQRAEMEELRQREANLTALRAIGPRKKPRLDIGVSVNSPGSNSGLNASATGINRQMPMKPRLKKVNFRDLLFLLEQEKETCRSTMLYKSYLK; encoded by the exons ATGGCGTCAGCTAAGTTTCTGGAGGAAGCTCTGAGCACGGACGTCGATGAATCTGCAGTGAACGCGATAGTGGGCTCCCTTGAAACACAACTAGTAACATCTACGCCAGCTGTATCTGGTCATCAAGTAAGTTCTGCATCAGTCAGCCAGCAGAATCATCAGGTGAACAGTGGTATTTCCAACGGGGGCACCATCACCGCGGTACAACCACAGAAACATGGGGTTTCAAACGGCGGTGGTGCTACTACAGTAAATAGTCTGATGAATCAAGAAGTTACGAAGCCTATTACCACGAGTACTCTTCTCCCTGTAAACGTGGTTACCTCAAACACAGTGGCGCCACAGGTTACTacacaacagcagcaacagcataCACAGTCAGCAGTCCCCCCTGCTGCTTATATCAATCAAGCTACTACAAACCAGGTGACCAGCAATCAAACAACAAATATACCAAGCCTTACCAAAACACATGAACCTGTCAAAATAATTTATCCTACTGTTGGTCAAGTAATAGCAACCACAGGGGTGGCTAATGCAAATAATAAACTTTCTTTTCCTGCACAAACTGTTGGACAATTGGCCAATGGTACTTTGGGAATAACTTCACCGGCAGTGTTACAGACAGCATCAAATGTTTCTAATGTTGGTTCCGTCAGTGAAACAGGCAGTCAAACAGTTGCTAGTGTAAATAAGCCGACAGGTACAGCTTTGGTGATAAAGACTAGTGTAGCACCAAGTGGCATGGTTTCTGTTCCAATGTCTGTTCCTGTTTCTGTGGCTGGCAATGCAGTCAGCACAGCACTACAGGGTAAAGCTGGAGTTACATCTACAATAGTACCCAGCAATGTGCAAATTCTTAATGTTAATGCAATGCGTCCTGGTACACCGGTGACAGGACAACAAGCAGGCAAGCAAGTTGCACCTAGAGTAGTGATTGGTCAACACATGCTTGGAACAAGACCTGGAGGTCCAGGG atAACATTGCAAACATTACATGGTCTGCAACCTGGAACTCAGggtcatatactattaaaaACAGAAACTGGACAGTTTCAATTACTAAGGGTAGGGCCAGCTCCAACAGCAGGTACACCTGGTGGTACTGCAGTTACACCAAATAGTATAGCAGGAAATGCAGTGGTTGCTGCACCATCTCCGGGCACTACCTATCGCTTAGCCTCAGTGCCGGCTGTAAGTAGGCTGAACACACAGTTCACTGGCCCACCACTCGCCACGTTAAGAAAATCTATTCAG ACTGTGGCTGCAACTATTACAACAGCAACTACAACTCCATCAACAGTAACTGCTGCTGCTTCAAGTACTCCTACTCCACCCGTTACTACTGTTCAAACAGTTCAGACATCTACACCA CGTCCAACTACAGATAATACCAAAGAAAAGTGCCGTAAATTTTTAGCAAACTTGTTAGAGTTGTCTAGTCGAGAACCTAAAGCTGTGGAGCGGAATGTTCGGACTTTAATACAAGAGTTAATTGATGTTAAAGTTGAACCTGAAGAGTTCTGTGATAGGCTTGAGCGATTATTAAATGCATCACCACAACCATGTCTGATTGGGTTTCTCAAGAAAAGTTTGCCTCTTTTACGTCAATCTCTCGTTACAAAGGAATTGGTCATAGAGGGAATAAAACCTCCTCCAGCCAATGTTGTTTTTCCCGTAACATCTACTACTTCTGTAGTAACACAG AATCAGCTTAGACCAACTGTTGCTGTGACAGCTGCAACAATTCCTGTAACTGCAGTTACTCCAACTACACAAGTAAGAGTAATGACTCCACTACCTGCAGCTACAACTACAGTTCCACGACCTGCGCAGCCAGTTCAACAAAGGCTG aTACGACCTGTTACAACAGCAGTTCGTAGTCCTGCACCATATACTGTGAAATCAACGGCGGCGATAACTGGGATTCGACCTACTGTGCCTACAGTTCAAAAACCACCAATTACAACTGTTGTTAAAACAGTTCCAACCATAACGCAAGGCAAAACAGTCAACACAGCCACTACTGTTAATAAAGCCATAGTGCCTTCTTTTGTTCCAAAGCCAGTTactaaagagaaagaaaaaaagacatttTCGTCTGCAGGATACAC GGGAGATGACGATATCAATGATGTCGCAGCTATGGGTGGTGTTAATCTCGCCGAAGAATCGCAAAGGATTCTTGGTTCTACAGAATTTGTGGGAACACAAATCAGATCCTGTAAAGATGAAGTATTCTTACATATGACACCATTACAGCAAAGAATAAAACAAATCG tttccaATTATGGATTAGAAGAACCTAATCAAGAAGTTGCGGCATTAATATCTCATGCTGCACAAGAAAGGTTAAAAAATTTAGTAGAAAAATTAGCAGTGATAGCAGAACATAGAGCGGATTTGATAAAG GTGGACCCACGTTATGAAGTAACACAGGATGTTAGGgcacaattaaaatttttagaagATTTGGATAAAGTGGAACGTAGAAGACACGAAgaacaagaaagagaaatacTTTTACGTGCGGCAAAAAGTCGCGCAAAAACTGAAGATCCAGAACAAGCCAAATTAAAAGCAAAGGCTAAAGAG ATGCAACGTGCGGAAATGGAGGAATTAAGACAAAGGGAAGCAAACTTGACAGCTTTGAGAGCAATTGGTCCACGTAAAAAGCCTAGACTTGACATAGGAGTGTCTGTCAATAGTCCTGGCAGTAATTCTGGTTTGAACGCTTCAGCGACTGGGATTAACAGACAAATGCCAATGAAACCACGTTTAAAGAAAGTGAATTTCAGAGACTTATTGTTCCTTCttgaacaagaaaaagaaacgtgTAGGAGCACAATGCTATATAAATCATACTTGAAGTGA
- the LOC100644560 gene encoding transcription initiation factor TFIID subunit 4 isoform X1, protein MASAKFLEEALSTDVDESAVNAIVGSLETQLVTSTPAVSGHQVSSASVSQQNHQVNSGISNGGTITAVQPQKHGVSNGGGATTVNSLMNQEVTKPITTSTLLPVNVVTSNTVAPQVTTQQQQQHTQSAVPPAAYINQATTNQVTSNQTTNIPSLTKTHEPVKIIYPTVGQVIATTGVANANNKLSFPAQTVGQLANGTLGITSPAVLQTASNVSNVGSVSETGSQTVASVNKPTGTALVIKTSVAPSGMVSVPMSVPVSVAGNAVSTALQGKAGVTSTIVPSNVQILNVNAMRPGTPVTGQQAGKQVAPRVVIGQHMLGTRPGGPGITLQTLHGLQPGTQGHILLKTETGQFQLLRVGPAPTAGTPGGTAVTPNSIAGNAVVAAPSPGTTYRLASVPAVSRLNTQFTGPPLATLRKSIQTVAATITTATTTPSTVTAAASSTPTPPVTTVQTVQTSTPRPTTDNTKEKCRKFLANLLELSSREPKAVERNVRTLIQELIDVKVEPEEFCDRLERLLNASPQPCLIGFLKKSLPLLRQSLVTKELVIEGIKPPPANVVFPVTSTTSVVTQQNQLRPTVAVTAATIPVTAVTPTTQVRVMTPLPAATTTVPRPAQPVQQRLIRPVTTAVRSPAPYTVKSTAAITGIRPTVPTVQKPPITTVVKTVPTITQGKTVNTATTVNKAIVPSFVPKPVTKEKEKKTFSSAGYTGDDDINDVAAMGGVNLAEESQRILGSTEFVGTQIRSCKDEVFLHMTPLQQRIKQIVSNYGLEEPNQEVAALISHAAQERLKNLVEKLAVIAEHRADLIKVDPRYEVTQDVRAQLKFLEDLDKVERRRHEEQEREILLRAAKSRAKTEDPEQAKLKAKAKEMQRAEMEELRQREANLTALRAIGPRKKPRLDIGVSVNSPGSNSGLNASATGINRQMPMKPRLKKVNFRDLLFLLEQEKETCRSTMLYKSYLK, encoded by the exons ATGGCGTCAGCTAAGTTTCTGGAGGAAGCTCTGAGCACGGACGTCGATGAATCTGCAGTGAACGCGATAGTGGGCTCCCTTGAAACACAACTAGTAACATCTACGCCAGCTGTATCTGGTCATCAAGTAAGTTCTGCATCAGTCAGCCAGCAGAATCATCAGGTGAACAGTGGTATTTCCAACGGGGGCACCATCACCGCGGTACAACCACAGAAACATGGGGTTTCAAACGGCGGTGGTGCTACTACAGTAAATAGTCTGATGAATCAAGAAGTTACGAAGCCTATTACCACGAGTACTCTTCTCCCTGTAAACGTGGTTACCTCAAACACAGTGGCGCCACAGGTTACTacacaacagcagcaacagcataCACAGTCAGCAGTCCCCCCTGCTGCTTATATCAATCAAGCTACTACAAACCAGGTGACCAGCAATCAAACAACAAATATACCAAGCCTTACCAAAACACATGAACCTGTCAAAATAATTTATCCTACTGTTGGTCAAGTAATAGCAACCACAGGGGTGGCTAATGCAAATAATAAACTTTCTTTTCCTGCACAAACTGTTGGACAATTGGCCAATGGTACTTTGGGAATAACTTCACCGGCAGTGTTACAGACAGCATCAAATGTTTCTAATGTTGGTTCCGTCAGTGAAACAGGCAGTCAAACAGTTGCTAGTGTAAATAAGCCGACAGGTACAGCTTTGGTGATAAAGACTAGTGTAGCACCAAGTGGCATGGTTTCTGTTCCAATGTCTGTTCCTGTTTCTGTGGCTGGCAATGCAGTCAGCACAGCACTACAGGGTAAAGCTGGAGTTACATCTACAATAGTACCCAGCAATGTGCAAATTCTTAATGTTAATGCAATGCGTCCTGGTACACCGGTGACAGGACAACAAGCAGGCAAGCAAGTTGCACCTAGAGTAGTGATTGGTCAACACATGCTTGGAACAAGACCTGGAGGTCCAGGG atAACATTGCAAACATTACATGGTCTGCAACCTGGAACTCAGggtcatatactattaaaaACAGAAACTGGACAGTTTCAATTACTAAGGGTAGGGCCAGCTCCAACAGCAGGTACACCTGGTGGTACTGCAGTTACACCAAATAGTATAGCAGGAAATGCAGTGGTTGCTGCACCATCTCCGGGCACTACCTATCGCTTAGCCTCAGTGCCGGCTGTAAGTAGGCTGAACACACAGTTCACTGGCCCACCACTCGCCACGTTAAGAAAATCTATTCAG ACTGTGGCTGCAACTATTACAACAGCAACTACAACTCCATCAACAGTAACTGCTGCTGCTTCAAGTACTCCTACTCCACCCGTTACTACTGTTCAAACAGTTCAGACATCTACACCA CGTCCAACTACAGATAATACCAAAGAAAAGTGCCGTAAATTTTTAGCAAACTTGTTAGAGTTGTCTAGTCGAGAACCTAAAGCTGTGGAGCGGAATGTTCGGACTTTAATACAAGAGTTAATTGATGTTAAAGTTGAACCTGAAGAGTTCTGTGATAGGCTTGAGCGATTATTAAATGCATCACCACAACCATGTCTGATTGGGTTTCTCAAGAAAAGTTTGCCTCTTTTACGTCAATCTCTCGTTACAAAGGAATTGGTCATAGAGGGAATAAAACCTCCTCCAGCCAATGTTGTTTTTCCCGTAACATCTACTACTTCTGTAGTAACACAG cAGAATCAGCTTAGACCAACTGTTGCTGTGACAGCTGCAACAATTCCTGTAACTGCAGTTACTCCAACTACACAAGTAAGAGTAATGACTCCACTACCTGCAGCTACAACTACAGTTCCACGACCTGCGCAGCCAGTTCAACAAAGGCTG aTACGACCTGTTACAACAGCAGTTCGTAGTCCTGCACCATATACTGTGAAATCAACGGCGGCGATAACTGGGATTCGACCTACTGTGCCTACAGTTCAAAAACCACCAATTACAACTGTTGTTAAAACAGTTCCAACCATAACGCAAGGCAAAACAGTCAACACAGCCACTACTGTTAATAAAGCCATAGTGCCTTCTTTTGTTCCAAAGCCAGTTactaaagagaaagaaaaaaagacatttTCGTCTGCAGGATACAC GGGAGATGACGATATCAATGATGTCGCAGCTATGGGTGGTGTTAATCTCGCCGAAGAATCGCAAAGGATTCTTGGTTCTACAGAATTTGTGGGAACACAAATCAGATCCTGTAAAGATGAAGTATTCTTACATATGACACCATTACAGCAAAGAATAAAACAAATCG tttccaATTATGGATTAGAAGAACCTAATCAAGAAGTTGCGGCATTAATATCTCATGCTGCACAAGAAAGGTTAAAAAATTTAGTAGAAAAATTAGCAGTGATAGCAGAACATAGAGCGGATTTGATAAAG GTGGACCCACGTTATGAAGTAACACAGGATGTTAGGgcacaattaaaatttttagaagATTTGGATAAAGTGGAACGTAGAAGACACGAAgaacaagaaagagaaatacTTTTACGTGCGGCAAAAAGTCGCGCAAAAACTGAAGATCCAGAACAAGCCAAATTAAAAGCAAAGGCTAAAGAG ATGCAACGTGCGGAAATGGAGGAATTAAGACAAAGGGAAGCAAACTTGACAGCTTTGAGAGCAATTGGTCCACGTAAAAAGCCTAGACTTGACATAGGAGTGTCTGTCAATAGTCCTGGCAGTAATTCTGGTTTGAACGCTTCAGCGACTGGGATTAACAGACAAATGCCAATGAAACCACGTTTAAAGAAAGTGAATTTCAGAGACTTATTGTTCCTTCttgaacaagaaaaagaaacgtgTAGGAGCACAATGCTATATAAATCATACTTGAAGTGA
- the LOC100644560 gene encoding transcription initiation factor TFIID subunit 4 isoform X3 yields the protein MASAKFLEEALSTDVDESAVNAIVGSLETQLVTSTPAVSGHQVSSASVSQQNHQVNSGISNGGTITAVQPQKHGVSNGGGATTVNSLMNQEVTKPITTSTLLPVNVVTSNTVAPQVTTQQQQQHTQSAVPPAAYINQATTNQVTSNQTTNIPSLTKTHEPVKIIYPTVGQVIATTGVANANNKLSFPAQTVGQLANGTLGITSPAVLQTASNVSNVGSVSETGSQTVASVNKPTGTALVIKTSVAPSGMVSVPMSVPVSVAGNAVSTALQGKAGVTSTIVPSNVQILNVNAMRPGTPVTGQQAGKQVAPRVVIGQHMLGTRPGGPGITLQTLHGLQPGTQGHILLKTETGQFQLLRVGPAPTAGTPGGTAVTPNSIAGNAVVAAPSPGTTYRLASVPATVAATITTATTTPSTVTAAASSTPTPPVTTVQTVQTSTPRPTTDNTKEKCRKFLANLLELSSREPKAVERNVRTLIQELIDVKVEPEEFCDRLERLLNASPQPCLIGFLKKSLPLLRQSLVTKELVIEGIKPPPANVVFPVTSTTSVVTQQNQLRPTVAVTAATIPVTAVTPTTQVRVMTPLPAATTTVPRPAQPVQQRLIRPVTTAVRSPAPYTVKSTAAITGIRPTVPTVQKPPITTVVKTVPTITQGKTVNTATTVNKAIVPSFVPKPVTKEKEKKTFSSAGYTGDDDINDVAAMGGVNLAEESQRILGSTEFVGTQIRSCKDEVFLHMTPLQQRIKQIVSNYGLEEPNQEVAALISHAAQERLKNLVEKLAVIAEHRADLIKVDPRYEVTQDVRAQLKFLEDLDKVERRRHEEQEREILLRAAKSRAKTEDPEQAKLKAKAKEMQRAEMEELRQREANLTALRAIGPRKKPRLDIGVSVNSPGSNSGLNASATGINRQMPMKPRLKKVNFRDLLFLLEQEKETCRSTMLYKSYLK from the exons ATGGCGTCAGCTAAGTTTCTGGAGGAAGCTCTGAGCACGGACGTCGATGAATCTGCAGTGAACGCGATAGTGGGCTCCCTTGAAACACAACTAGTAACATCTACGCCAGCTGTATCTGGTCATCAAGTAAGTTCTGCATCAGTCAGCCAGCAGAATCATCAGGTGAACAGTGGTATTTCCAACGGGGGCACCATCACCGCGGTACAACCACAGAAACATGGGGTTTCAAACGGCGGTGGTGCTACTACAGTAAATAGTCTGATGAATCAAGAAGTTACGAAGCCTATTACCACGAGTACTCTTCTCCCTGTAAACGTGGTTACCTCAAACACAGTGGCGCCACAGGTTACTacacaacagcagcaacagcataCACAGTCAGCAGTCCCCCCTGCTGCTTATATCAATCAAGCTACTACAAACCAGGTGACCAGCAATCAAACAACAAATATACCAAGCCTTACCAAAACACATGAACCTGTCAAAATAATTTATCCTACTGTTGGTCAAGTAATAGCAACCACAGGGGTGGCTAATGCAAATAATAAACTTTCTTTTCCTGCACAAACTGTTGGACAATTGGCCAATGGTACTTTGGGAATAACTTCACCGGCAGTGTTACAGACAGCATCAAATGTTTCTAATGTTGGTTCCGTCAGTGAAACAGGCAGTCAAACAGTTGCTAGTGTAAATAAGCCGACAGGTACAGCTTTGGTGATAAAGACTAGTGTAGCACCAAGTGGCATGGTTTCTGTTCCAATGTCTGTTCCTGTTTCTGTGGCTGGCAATGCAGTCAGCACAGCACTACAGGGTAAAGCTGGAGTTACATCTACAATAGTACCCAGCAATGTGCAAATTCTTAATGTTAATGCAATGCGTCCTGGTACACCGGTGACAGGACAACAAGCAGGCAAGCAAGTTGCACCTAGAGTAGTGATTGGTCAACACATGCTTGGAACAAGACCTGGAGGTCCAGGG atAACATTGCAAACATTACATGGTCTGCAACCTGGAACTCAGggtcatatactattaaaaACAGAAACTGGACAGTTTCAATTACTAAGGGTAGGGCCAGCTCCAACAGCAGGTACACCTGGTGGTACTGCAGTTACACCAAATAGTATAGCAGGAAATGCAGTGGTTGCTGCACCATCTCCGGGCACTACCTATCGCTTAGCCTCAGTGCCGGCT ACTGTGGCTGCAACTATTACAACAGCAACTACAACTCCATCAACAGTAACTGCTGCTGCTTCAAGTACTCCTACTCCACCCGTTACTACTGTTCAAACAGTTCAGACATCTACACCA CGTCCAACTACAGATAATACCAAAGAAAAGTGCCGTAAATTTTTAGCAAACTTGTTAGAGTTGTCTAGTCGAGAACCTAAAGCTGTGGAGCGGAATGTTCGGACTTTAATACAAGAGTTAATTGATGTTAAAGTTGAACCTGAAGAGTTCTGTGATAGGCTTGAGCGATTATTAAATGCATCACCACAACCATGTCTGATTGGGTTTCTCAAGAAAAGTTTGCCTCTTTTACGTCAATCTCTCGTTACAAAGGAATTGGTCATAGAGGGAATAAAACCTCCTCCAGCCAATGTTGTTTTTCCCGTAACATCTACTACTTCTGTAGTAACACAG cAGAATCAGCTTAGACCAACTGTTGCTGTGACAGCTGCAACAATTCCTGTAACTGCAGTTACTCCAACTACACAAGTAAGAGTAATGACTCCACTACCTGCAGCTACAACTACAGTTCCACGACCTGCGCAGCCAGTTCAACAAAGGCTG aTACGACCTGTTACAACAGCAGTTCGTAGTCCTGCACCATATACTGTGAAATCAACGGCGGCGATAACTGGGATTCGACCTACTGTGCCTACAGTTCAAAAACCACCAATTACAACTGTTGTTAAAACAGTTCCAACCATAACGCAAGGCAAAACAGTCAACACAGCCACTACTGTTAATAAAGCCATAGTGCCTTCTTTTGTTCCAAAGCCAGTTactaaagagaaagaaaaaaagacatttTCGTCTGCAGGATACAC GGGAGATGACGATATCAATGATGTCGCAGCTATGGGTGGTGTTAATCTCGCCGAAGAATCGCAAAGGATTCTTGGTTCTACAGAATTTGTGGGAACACAAATCAGATCCTGTAAAGATGAAGTATTCTTACATATGACACCATTACAGCAAAGAATAAAACAAATCG tttccaATTATGGATTAGAAGAACCTAATCAAGAAGTTGCGGCATTAATATCTCATGCTGCACAAGAAAGGTTAAAAAATTTAGTAGAAAAATTAGCAGTGATAGCAGAACATAGAGCGGATTTGATAAAG GTGGACCCACGTTATGAAGTAACACAGGATGTTAGGgcacaattaaaatttttagaagATTTGGATAAAGTGGAACGTAGAAGACACGAAgaacaagaaagagaaatacTTTTACGTGCGGCAAAAAGTCGCGCAAAAACTGAAGATCCAGAACAAGCCAAATTAAAAGCAAAGGCTAAAGAG ATGCAACGTGCGGAAATGGAGGAATTAAGACAAAGGGAAGCAAACTTGACAGCTTTGAGAGCAATTGGTCCACGTAAAAAGCCTAGACTTGACATAGGAGTGTCTGTCAATAGTCCTGGCAGTAATTCTGGTTTGAACGCTTCAGCGACTGGGATTAACAGACAAATGCCAATGAAACCACGTTTAAAGAAAGTGAATTTCAGAGACTTATTGTTCCTTCttgaacaagaaaaagaaacgtgTAGGAGCACAATGCTATATAAATCATACTTGAAGTGA